The following are encoded in a window of Rhabdothermincola sediminis genomic DNA:
- a CDS encoding DUF6183 family protein, with amino-acid sequence MGTGRSVNEELVELGDLDELVRHIDRLCWAADWDGVLDVRDRCRAALERGKQLWPAASHGEYRLALEAPGPIAARVVVPGAGHLSLGPLTEVAASTHRWAELADHLPDGPTRAMTAHERVVRGEDLTGDDRIDRQVIDLPLALQPWEPSYPVAEYLAHEAHFPPPPLPDRHPVVLPAPSLAVERVEDQETIHALAELTRAWTAESNGRSEVVAVRGDARCAIAALGPPRARLAELSGAEALAWMAWVAASGGAHGRRRGMARGRFDAWWALASVAGLVEDWPLPPDELGAAAAELRWFVWDAWEPDTGWRFHLAVEDPLEGLAWAVAATDAA; translated from the coding sequence ATGGGCACCGGGCGGTCGGTCAACGAGGAGCTGGTCGAGCTGGGCGACCTCGACGAGCTGGTGCGCCACATCGACCGCTTGTGCTGGGCGGCCGACTGGGACGGGGTGCTCGACGTGCGGGACCGCTGCCGAGCGGCGCTCGAGCGGGGCAAGCAGTTGTGGCCCGCGGCCTCACACGGCGAGTACCGGCTGGCATTGGAAGCACCGGGCCCGATCGCCGCCCGGGTGGTGGTGCCGGGCGCCGGCCACCTCTCGCTCGGCCCCCTGACCGAGGTGGCGGCATCGACCCACCGGTGGGCGGAGCTGGCCGACCACCTGCCCGATGGCCCGACCCGGGCGATGACCGCACACGAGCGGGTGGTCCGTGGCGAGGACCTCACCGGCGACGACCGCATCGACCGCCAGGTCATCGACCTCCCGCTCGCCCTGCAGCCGTGGGAGCCCAGCTACCCCGTGGCCGAATACCTCGCGCACGAGGCGCACTTCCCCCCACCGCCCCTGCCGGACCGTCATCCGGTCGTGCTGCCCGCGCCGAGCCTGGCGGTCGAGCGGGTCGAGGACCAGGAGACGATCCATGCCCTCGCCGAGCTCACCCGGGCATGGACCGCGGAGTCGAACGGGCGATCGGAGGTGGTCGCGGTGCGCGGTGACGCCCGCTGCGCCATCGCTGCGCTCGGGCCCCCGCGGGCCCGCCTGGCGGAGCTCAGCGGGGCGGAAGCCCTGGCGTGGATGGCCTGGGTCGCGGCCTCGGGCGGTGCACATGGGCGCCGGCGCGGCATGGCCCGTGGCCGCTTCGACGCCTGGTGGGCTCTGGCCTCGGTGGCCGGCCTGGTCGAGGACTGGCCGCTGCCACCCGACGAGCTGGGGGCCGCGGCCGCGGAGCTGCGCTGGTTCGTGTGGGATGCGTGGGAGCCCGACACCGGATGGCGGTTCCACCTGGCGGTCGAGGACCCCCTCGAGGGCCTGGCCTGGGCGGTGGCAGCGACCGACGCAGCCTGA